In a single window of the Cervus elaphus chromosome 1, mCerEla1.1, whole genome shotgun sequence genome:
- the LOC122703163 gene encoding olfactory receptor 8K3-like, whose protein sequence is MQTQNGTVLSEFILMGITDRPELQAPLFGLFLIIYVTSVVGNLGMVILTKVDSRLQTPMYFFLRHLAFTDLGYSTTVGPKMLVNFVADQNEISYYFCATQLTFFLVFIISELFILAAMSYDRYVAICNPLLYPVVMSQRICQVLVAMPYLYSIFESLLIAVKIFDSLFCGYNVIRHFYCDSLPLLSLLCSNANEIGLIILISAGFNLIFSLLIVLVSYLLILASVLRMSSAEGRHKAFSTCGSHLTVVTVFYGALIFMYVQPESNHSFDTDKMASIFYTLIIPMLNPLIYSFRNKDVKHALQRMWKRICNSFSSGFCTI, encoded by the coding sequence ATGCAAACACAGAATGGAACAGTGCTGAGTGAATTCATCCTCATGGGAATCACAGACCGCCCTGAGCTGCAGGCTCCGTTGTTTGGGCTCTTCCTCATCATCTACGTGACCTCCGTGGTGGGCAACTTGGGCATGGTTATCCTCACTAAGGTGGACTCCAGGCTACAGACacccatgtacttctttctcagGCACCTGGCTTTCACTGATCTTGGTTATTCAACAACCGTGGGCCCCAAAATGTTGGTAAATTTTGTGGCGGATCAAAATGAAATCTCTTATTACTTTTGTGCTACACAGCTCACTTTCTTTCTTGTGTTCATTATTAGTGAGCTTTTCATTCTGGCAGCAATGTcctatgaccgctacgtggccatctgtaACCCTCTGCTTTACCCAGTGGTCATGTCGCAAAGGATATGCCAGGTGCTGGTGGCAATGCCGTATCTCTATAGCATATTTGAGTCTCTTCTTATCGCTGTAAAGATATTTGACTCATTATTCTGTGGCTATAATGTCATCAGACACTTCTACTGTGACAGTCTCCCCTTGTTATCTTTGCTCTGCTCAAATGCAAATGAAATTGGACTGATTATTCTTATCTCAGCAggttttaatttgattttctctCTTCTGATAGTTCTTGTGTCTTACCTTCTTATTCTTGCATCCGTTCTCAGGATGAGCTCTGCTGAAGGCAGGCACAAGGCTTTTTCTACCTGTGGGTCTCACCTGACGGTAGTCACAGTATTCTACGGGGCTTTAATATTCATGTATGTGCAGCCAGAGTCCAACCATTCATTTGACACAGATAAAATGGCATCTATATTTTACACTCTCATTATCCCTATGCTAAATCCCTTGATTTACAGTTTTAGGAACAAAGATGTAAAACATGCCCTACAAAGGatgtggaaaagaatatgcaatTCTTTCTCTTCAGGCTTCTGTACAATATGA